One Edaphobacter flagellatus genomic region harbors:
- a CDS encoding UDP-glucuronic acid decarboxylase family protein, which translates to MASQTILVTGAAGFLGSHLCDTLLAEGHHVIGVDNLSTGNRANLNHLSGEPRFRFIEQDITKAFDPGKVDYVFNLASPASPVDYTRLGIETLHVGSSGTFNTLDVARKYNAGYLHASTSECYGDPEVHPQVETYWGNVNPIGPRSVYDEAKRFSEAAVMAYHRYYGVNTHLVRIFNTYGPRLQANDGRVISNFMIQALQGEPLTIYGDGSQTRSFCYVSDLIEGIVRLSRSDEHLPVNIGNPIEWTILECAHEVLAVTGSKSEIVRKPLPQDDPTRRRPDITRAKTLLGWEPKVPLREGLERSLEYFKASTK; encoded by the coding sequence ATGGCGTCGCAAACCATTCTTGTAACGGGAGCAGCAGGGTTTCTAGGGTCGCATCTGTGCGACACTCTGCTGGCTGAAGGGCATCATGTCATTGGCGTTGATAATCTGTCGACCGGAAACCGGGCGAATCTGAATCATCTCTCGGGAGAGCCTAGATTTCGCTTCATCGAGCAGGACATTACAAAGGCTTTCGACCCGGGAAAGGTCGACTATGTTTTCAACCTTGCTTCGCCTGCGAGTCCGGTCGATTACACCCGCTTGGGCATTGAGACGCTGCATGTTGGTTCTTCGGGAACCTTCAACACACTTGACGTTGCACGAAAGTACAACGCCGGATACCTACATGCCTCAACATCAGAATGCTACGGAGATCCCGAAGTTCATCCGCAGGTTGAAACGTACTGGGGCAATGTGAACCCGATTGGGCCACGCTCGGTGTATGACGAAGCCAAGCGATTCTCCGAGGCTGCAGTGATGGCGTATCACCGCTACTATGGTGTCAATACGCATCTGGTTCGCATCTTTAATACGTATGGTCCGCGGCTGCAGGCGAACGATGGCCGCGTTATCTCCAACTTCATGATTCAGGCTCTGCAGGGCGAGCCGCTGACGATATACGGGGATGGCTCACAAACGCGCAGCTTCTGCTATGTCTCCGACTTGATCGAGGGTATCGTGCGTCTCTCTCGTTCCGACGAACACCTGCCGGTGAACATTGGCAATCCCATCGAGTGGACGATTCTGGAGTGCGCGCACGAGGTGCTTGCCGTTACAGGCTCGAAGTCCGAGATCGTTCGTAAGCCTCTGCCGCAGGACGATCCTACGCGCCGCCGCCCGGATATTACCCGTGCTAAAACTCTGCTTGGGTGGGAGCCAAAGGTTCCACTGCGTGAAGGACTGGAGCGGTCACTGGAGTACTTCAAAGCCAGCACGAAGTAA
- a CDS encoding UDP-glucose dehydrogenase family protein: MSKSISIAVVGSGYVGLVAAVCFAEMGHEVICVDNDERKVVALQGGDTLIHEHYLPELLSRYRNGRVRFTTDLADATRKCAAIFIAVGTPQSETGDADLSYVEAVACEIARSIDSYKVIVEKSTVPVYTNEWISRAMERNGVDHSLFDVVSNPEFLREGTAVADFLHPDRIVVGADSERAGAILKDIYAPLTNGEYYQRADGIPGFCSVSEPPPLLMTSTKSAEIIKHASNAFLAMKISFINAVSNLCEAANANVEQVAKGMGLDTRIGPKFLRPGIGYGGSCFPKDVAAFRSVADQMGVDFSLLSEVEKINAQQKKRFVSKVRSALWNLRGKKLGVLGLAFKGETDDIRESPAIEIVKMLLAEGCSISAFDPAAAKRTEQILPASATLRYVDEAYDAAADADALLILTDWPEFAELDLKRLNQALRYPIVIDGRNLYDPHAMTEHGFTYLSVGRPAAYPVRDLASAPSR; this comes from the coding sequence ATGAGTAAATCTATTTCAATTGCAGTTGTTGGCTCTGGATACGTGGGTCTTGTAGCAGCGGTCTGTTTTGCTGAGATGGGACACGAGGTCATCTGTGTGGATAACGACGAGCGCAAGGTTGTTGCGCTGCAGGGCGGCGACACCCTGATCCACGAGCATTATCTCCCGGAACTTCTCTCCAGATACCGTAATGGACGTGTTCGTTTTACGACAGATCTGGCCGATGCAACCAGGAAGTGTGCAGCGATCTTTATTGCGGTCGGAACTCCTCAGAGCGAAACTGGCGATGCGGACCTTTCTTATGTAGAGGCCGTGGCTTGTGAGATCGCACGCTCGATTGACAGCTATAAAGTGATTGTCGAGAAGAGCACGGTTCCGGTGTATACGAACGAGTGGATCAGCCGCGCTATGGAGCGTAACGGCGTCGATCATAGCTTGTTCGACGTGGTTTCAAACCCGGAGTTTCTGCGTGAGGGAACAGCTGTAGCCGACTTCCTTCATCCGGACCGTATTGTCGTAGGAGCGGATAGCGAGCGCGCCGGCGCCATCCTGAAAGACATCTATGCTCCGCTGACGAACGGTGAATATTATCAGCGTGCGGATGGTATTCCTGGCTTCTGCAGCGTTTCCGAGCCACCTCCTTTGCTGATGACTTCGACTAAGAGCGCAGAGATCATCAAACATGCATCGAACGCATTTCTTGCAATGAAGATTTCGTTCATCAATGCTGTCTCGAATCTCTGTGAGGCCGCAAACGCGAACGTGGAACAGGTTGCTAAGGGCATGGGGCTGGATACCCGTATAGGCCCGAAGTTTCTCCGTCCGGGCATTGGCTACGGCGGATCATGCTTTCCGAAAGATGTAGCGGCTTTTCGTTCCGTAGCCGATCAGATGGGTGTGGACTTCAGCTTGTTGAGCGAAGTGGAAAAGATTAATGCTCAGCAGAAGAAGCGCTTTGTCAGCAAGGTGCGTTCGGCGCTATGGAACCTTCGCGGTAAGAAGCTGGGTGTGCTTGGCTTAGCGTTCAAGGGCGAGACGGACGATATCCGCGAGTCACCCGCCATCGAGATCGTCAAGATGCTTCTCGCGGAGGGGTGTTCCATCTCCGCCTTTGATCCGGCCGCAGCAAAACGCACGGAGCAGATTCTACCGGCGAGTGCCACGCTGCGTTATGTGGACGAAGCGTACGACGCGGCAGCCGATGCCGACGCATTATTGATCCTTACAGATTGGCCGGAGTTTGCAGAGCTTGACCTCAAGCGGCTGAATCAGGCACTCCGTTACCCCATCGTGATTGATGGACGTAACCTGTATGACCCGCACGCGATGACTGAGCATGGATTTACCTATCTCAGTGTCGGCAGGCCGGCAGCATACCCGGTCCGCGATCTGGCCTCGGCACCGTCGAGATAA